DNA sequence from the Littorina saxatilis isolate snail1 linkage group LG9, US_GU_Lsax_2.0, whole genome shotgun sequence genome:
agcaaatatgaagagttttatgtgcttaacaaaacctgatacagagccatcgcgaaaaataaaaaatgggtagtttttaaacaatttttcaaaatggccgccagtgtaaacggttgagtatgttaggcatatttcacttcatgtgattaacagcaaatttggcgtaaatggacatttacttttgcttaacaaaacctgatacagagccaccgtgaaaaaattaagaaatcagtagtttttttacaattttcaaaatggccgccaataaaagggtatttaggcatttttgatgctacaagacattctcttgcaatagaaactaacacaaacacatttttaaacaaaacaatacatgtattgttggtgcagagaatgattggacggtgtgggtggcagggttgaagaatttgtggattacctaaactgtgcaaaaataaatatattgcaccaattttcataccaaaacgaaaacattcattcctgtgctgttatattcaatgtatgctattgagggcactcaacttggctaactggaacacttttaagataaaaggtggcctttacatgggttatttagggtacccccaaaataaaactgataaaaatgtaatgtatcaactcaaaagtcgactaaaattcataatcgctgtatttcgaaaacgttgttttttctcatgtgtttacacaactagcacattccggcaagtgtctatactcaaaagaaactttggcagtacttgaaacaaccatctgtcatatatacatgcgaagtcaaaaatatgtgggatgtaagtcaacaaacctgtggcagtttttaaaatattatttcgtgaagatttgaaagtgtactcaaacggttgaactacgcctcgtgcgtagacacacattcctgaaagtttcaacgcaacccacttggtcattgctaaaatacatggattttagttgacttgggtatccctcaaatttgacacataaacatctcatccgtgagatcgacacatacatcagtaggtacaatggcacaacactagaaatatgcaagatggcgaaataaaacaacctgttctggatggataatcaagttgactttctcttcgtatacaccagtgacccagttgtgcctcaggaattgtcgtcggctttttaaaaggtacccgaagtttttgtcacatctctttgtcacgtcaagggtatccttattttgacggcgtaaatgattatgttaaaaaaaaatgtgccagatagcgaagatgcgagcctttaatggcatagacagtttgaataaaatgacacaggaataaaagtttgagttggggtatgaaaatgggtgcaataatatttttgcacagtttagatgctgacagttttcacaggcatgcaagcacatttgcagagagcagtgctctgcagtccttcttagcagcatttgcagcgttttgttgtacagctcttcttgcaggcacacctcatgagttctcggcacacgctggatatctcttgaaagctcgtccagaatgactcccactttccagccttgaactgccagcccacagagtttggaagtctaataggtagatggctcttctcaatctcatgtcctgcagcagcacctgacttgtaaggggattatggtcaatttggcagctctttttactgaagaggtaccgtctagcactgtttacacccagtacgttgctggttttgtcctacaaatgcacaccaaaaagctcttgtgctgccctgtcagtggtactcagcttacaaagaggagcagacaacctgaagaaagtttgagtgacgtcttcaaatgcttgccatacttcccaagccttctgattccccaataccattgaagaacgacatagtgtcacagcctgtaaggctatgcaaaatgggcagacagggtgacttctcttggccaatggctttggcaatgtggcgatacacttcacgagcagaaaaaaacgcaacacagctggaatgagaagcagactgtctggcctcctctacatccatggtgcaggaaatcagcctgtggtacccttcacacaaaagatgaaaagtgacatttttatttgaatgtatttgaataatgtttactatctcagagagtcggtcaaagccgggttagcaagtcttcacacaacagaccaaaatgaaagaaaattgtatttcatgaattcgtataattcttactgtttcaggttaaaaaacaaacaaacacagtttccagtgacccaactgattctggaatctttctgaccgctacatttattcgcttcaaacagtcgctaacagaatgttgaccatagtgagggttcgtacgttaaacccatcaaattcacagaggtcgcttacaaatgatgtgcaaacatgttccaattaatacaaataaaaaaatcttactgttaagatgtattaggtaacaaaccttgatacagtagtactagtgaaatcggctcccttctgtggcaccggaataaatgcagaacgcttgttcccaggaaccggcatgtggtgtaactcttgtatatatcctgtaaaaataaaattcacaccaatgcacggtcaacttaaaataagcaaaaggatgagaaacaagcaacaaaccaaaattgtaaaactcaaagagcggtacctcttcatttttcaaaaccacttatctcatttgattagcatacactgtatgcttttgtctgttacctaccgtctttgaaagtttgatcacaacactgtaaagacatggggagtggagtgtttttatctccagctggtcatcctactatctggcctaccctcactcagtttttgactctacccctccccaccttatggaagtccttaacgtaggcaggacgaatcatttatcataccatgaacaatctctttctcctcgccttttattcaaagttcgtttaatctgtttaaaatcaccagcgtggcgatcatgatttccttacttgtaatcaacagatagatctagatctatcagcatcacaatccagcttgatgagctattgcaagattactctgcatttcagcgcttcacccgatgaataacagaccccaggggagaattaaacagtaaaatgatgtgacattggtgaatggatgcgtattcttgaaaacttaccttcagaaacgttgttttcgctcaaatcaaaacacgcaatgttgcggaggccgccatcttgaattttcatgctgcggatgtatacaattctaaaaacgatcaaattaaataccagaacacaaaaatacccataagagtatttatgtcatgcatgtgttatcagcagacaacttctggtgcatggtaaaccattgaattttacatttgctgagttgggaatatttactgctgagcgcttttggtacgaatttcgtctgctgtaaatgcagccttttattccctatcaaagacaaaaaaaacgatttctgaagtggctctgtatctgaaatcccttaaataattataaggaacaataccacaaagtatgatgtttgttgcaagatgtgaatgatttatgagtgcgtctgcaacatacgagccccactaatctagatctgtctgtctgcactggacacgactgccaaatagtctcggcccgctcaaaataacaatcaccgagactttcagtaattccatcgcgtgacgtctaaccctcgtacgtcataatgtgacgtcaatgtaatatgacgtcttcaaatgttaaagtttctaccacagacatacacacatacatacgcacgcacgcacagacagacaaaagttagcatcgcataggctacacttacgtgagccaaaaagtgtctccccgtgtttttatttcattcagtttgtttgggtagttgctattgactttgaaactgacacgctggctaaaaagctgcaacattgtgtccttcaaagtcaaactgtcgttaactACCGCccaatatttatttttactgcccagtaattatatatttttccccggtattcatgtgtgtccagcggaaggtcggcagctacaagtgtttgttatttttagaattgaagattcccgatgcttgctcttctctgcgcaggcgttaccggcgttttcgccggcgtgtcagtttcaaagtcaatagcaacaacccaaacaaactgaatgaaataaaaacatggggagacatttaaaaaaatttttttaacctcagttgcatgcaggtgtacatggtatagtacctagtaaacgcccaccccccatttTCGACCAGTggagtagacaaggaaaataaataaagattattcagtctgctgttattgttgtttttcaattgtttcctttccttagaCATGTTTCGAGGATTGGACATAAAAAGGTTTGTagagtggctagagaatcgcaatacatttttgactgggaggaaaaagaagaaacgaaagcttcatctttggtttaaacataagtttatttcaacaaatgttacaatcatgacatgtatacaaaagacacaggtaacagcaacaagctagaagcttaaagtggtgttcctgcatggatattacaacgtaaggcggtaacggctgaacaatttgtctaaataaaccaaatctattaataacatatactgttcaaaaaaagaaacgcatagttgctacttgccaaatttgttttatttttcgaaaaaattaacagaaaatccaatatttagattatttgtttgaaatttggtatggacacagttgaatgcacacacagttcatttgcatcttcaaatcaatcagtcaatcaatacgattgggtgccgaggctgtcaagtcagtagggggtgtgactgccttgagcagcaacaactgcccggcaccttctgggcatggactggatcagatgccggatatcttgctgtgggatggtgtcccactcctcctgaagtgcctgcaatagatcgcggtgatttgccggcgcttcttctcgcctgcgcacacgtctgtccaattcatcccagaggtgttctatcgggttcatgtctggcgacatggatggccagggaagcacctggacatggtggtcggtgaggaactgggtggtgagtcgtgctgtgtgcgggcgagcgttgtcctgctggaatatggcatcctggtcagccagaagaggaagggcgtgtgggcgcagaatttcctccacgtatcgctgggcagttatgcgcccttggacgtgcaccagggtgctccttccagcggtattgatcgccccccacaccatgacgcctccaccaccatgaacgggtgcctcatccacacagttgggcgcgtaacgttcgtttactctccggtagaccctcctccgaccattaTGTCGCTGGAGcgggaagtaggactcgtcgctgaaccacacgtgtctccagtgaaggtgctggttgccccactgcactcggttctggcgatggcggcgggtgaggacagctcctctgtgagctctcaaaccagcttcatgcaggcggttccgcacggtctggtccgataatcggtgtggcccggggagagcctggacagaagatgaggccgacaggaaacgattccggaggtggcggagccgtatgaagcggtcgtgagcagcagttgtcgcccttggtcttcccgctcgtggcaagtcagcaacggagccagtggcttgaaacctgacccacagtctactgatggtgctctgggacacgtggaagtgcctggcgattgcactttgactttggcctgcttgtaaacgacccaatgcaatttggcggtcttctctgctcaatcgggccatctttcgtcgctgaattgtcgtctgatttctttgtggcgaacaatccgcttttatgggttttggaagacatggtgagagctcaatattccccgagtttcacgagattacactgaagcatgacgagtggtcatgccaaatgagcaattttgacattgtagccactgataacgcatgcgtcacgtgcagagctcacttgtggtttgtttgtttgtttatttgttgcttaacgtccagccgactacgcagagccatatcactcacttgtggcaatggacgatttgtttgtttatttgttgcttaacgtccagccgactacgcagagccatatcaggacgaggaagggggggatgaagggggccacttgtcaagcgattcctgtttacaaatgcactaacccattaggcaatggacgaaaggtcgacgaccagataaacattttctgcagtttggtggatatccttgtagccatataactaaattaaccaaatattacaagctatgcgtttctttttttgaacagtataataacctttgcataatcattataaagaaagacagtaaggggaaggaaggaggggaaggaaggaggggaagaaaaggaataaaaagaagagggatgggtaggagttgtgcagaaattaaagttgttgtccggtttgtggagcattgattctcgtttgcccaaagcggcctgaacgttcaatgaacgagtgtactaggtttcctgttcaaatctagagaatactgtctgtctccatttagaaggtaggggaggtgaatactgtggttagggagagtatgtatggtttcttgacgtgcttcgcgataatttggacaatttaataggaagtgttttacAGTTTTGGacggaaatccgcagtcacaagatgcatctgtagcactagatcgttatttcttttttttttacaaaatggtcgtggtgtatgtgtgtctgtgtgtgtgtgtgtgtgggcgtgtgtgtgtagagcaattcagagtaaactactgaaccgatctttatgaaatttgacatgagagttcatgggtatgatatccccggacgttttttttcattttttcgataaatgtctttgatgacgtcatatccggctttttgtaaaagttgaggcggcactgtcacaccctcatttttcaatcaaatttcattgacagcttggtggcttaaaaattaattaatgactttggtcattaaaaatctgaaaattgtaattaaattgtttttataaaacgatccaaatttacgtccatcttattcttcattattttttgattccaaaaacatataaatatgttatattcggattaaaaacaagctctcaaaattaaaaatataaaaattttgatcaaaatcaaatttctgaaatcgatttaaaaacaatttcatcttattccttgtcggttcctgattcccaaaaacatatagatatgatatgtttggattaaaaacacgctcagaaagttaaaacgaagagaggtacagaaaagcgtgctatgcagcacagcgaaaccacttccgcgctaaacagtctcgtcagtttcactgcgttttgcacgagcggcggactacggtcattgtgaaaaaatgcagtgcgttcagtttcattctgtgagttccacagcttgactaaatgtagtaatttcgccttacgcgacttgttctttctttatttggtgtttaacgtcgttttcaaccacgaaggttatatcgcgacgggggaagggggaagatgggatagagccacttgtcaattgtttcttgttcacaaaagtactaatcaaaaatttgctccaagggcttgcaacgtagtacaatatattaccttactgggagaatgcaagtttccagtacaaaggacttaacacactgcttgactaaaatctttacaaaaattgagtATATTCTGGgtggtagttaaacgacagtttgactttaaaggacacaatgttgcacctttttcaagaatacgggcccagaacaggtttgtttgtttgcttaacgcccagccgaccacgaagggccatatcagggcggtgctgctttgacatttaacgtgcgccacacacaagacagaagtcgcagcacaggcttcatgtctcacccagtcacattattctgacaccggaccaaccagtcccagcactaaccccataatgccagacgccaggcggagcagccactagattgtcaattttaaagtcttaggtatgacccggccggggttcgaacccacgacctcccgctcactgggcggacgccttaccactaggccaccgtgttgcggtcccAGAACaggtgaacctagcatcacactctgtacatgcagtTTTAACTCCTGTGTGAGttgacatgtgttgcttcaaagtaCTAGAGTGTGTACACCTGGCAATACACTCTGTACTCCTGTGTGAGTTAACATGTGTTCCTTCACATGTCCAGACCGTgcaaacctagcatcacactctgtacatgcataccTTTTTACACATGTATGttttaacatgtgttgcttcaaagaaCTAGACCATGTAAACCTAGCATcgcactctgtacatgcatactttttcactcctgcatgtgttaacatgtgccgCTTCAAATACCTAGAATTTGTAAAACTACCATCACACTCTGAACAAGCatactttttcactcctgtGTGAGTTAACATGTGATCCATCAAATGTCCAGACCGTgcaaacctagcatcacactctgtacatgcatactttttgaCCCGTGAAtttgttaacatgtgttgctttaaAGCACCAGATAGGGTGTCGAACCTAGCATcgcactctgtacatgcatagtttttcactcctgtatgtgttaacatgtgccgCTTCAAACCCCCAGAATGTGTAAAACTActatcacactctgtacatgcatactttttcactcctgtGTGAGTTAACATGTGATCCATCAAATGTCCAGACCGTGCAAACCCAACATCACActgtacatgcatactttttgaCTCCTGTATGTGTTGACATGTGTCGCTTTAAAGTACCAGATTGGGTGAACCTAGCATcgcactctgtacatgcatagtttttcactcctgtatgtgttaacatgtgccgCTTCAAAGAACTAGACCATGTAAACCTAGCATcgcactctgtacatgcatactttttcactcctgcatgtgttaacatgtgccgCTTCAAATACCTAGAACTTGTAAATCTACCATCACACTCTGAACAAGCatactttttcactcctgtGTGAGTTAACATGTGATCCATCAAATATCCAGACCGTgcaaacctagcatcacactctgtacatgcatactttttgaCCCGTGAATGTGTTAACAAGTGTTGCTTTAAAGTACCAGATAGGGTGAACCTAGCATcgcactctgtacatgcatagtttttcactcctgtatgtgttaacatgtgccgCTTCAAACCCCTAGAATGTGTAAAACTActatcacactctgtacatgcatactttttcactcctgtGTGAGTTAACATGTGATCCATCAAATGTCCAGACCGTGCAAACCcaacatcacactctgtacatgcatactttttgaCTCCTGTATGTGTTGACATGTGCCGCTTCAAATCGCTAGAACGTGGAAATCTTGCACTACACAGTGCACATGCGTGTGgcttctctcctgtatgtgttaagaTGTGCTTTTTCAAGCATCCAGACTTTATGAATCTATGACCACACACTGTGCACACATGCTTCTTCTCTCGTGTAGACGTTGATTttgtgaacctagcatcacactcttgtCCCAGCCACATTACACCGACTGTTTTGACAACAGCTTGTGTTTTTGATGTCCCAGCACCTTGTTTCACCCAAATGTCACTGTGAGTGTTGACTGCAGGTTGTATTTCTGGTGGTTCTATCTCTTGTTTTATCCACACATCACCGTTAGCATTGACTGCAACACTCTGTTCTAGACAGACATCGCTGTGATTGTTGAATGCAGCTTGTGTTTTGGGTGTCCCAGCCTCTTGTCTCAGGGACATGTCACTGTGATGGTTGACTGCATGTTGTATTTCTTGTGGTTCTACCTCTTGTTttacacacacatcaccattaGCATTGACTGCAACACTCTGTTCTAGACAGACATCACTGTGATTGTTGAATGCAGCTTGTGTTTTGGGTGTCCCAGCCTCATGTTTCACCCACGTGTCACTGTGAGTGTTGACTGCAGGTTGTATTTCTGGTGGTTCTACCTCTTGTTTTATCCACACATCACCGTTAGCATTGACTGCAACACTCTGTTCTAGACAGACATCGCTGTGATTGTTGAATGCAGCTTGTGTTTTGGGTGTCCCAGCACCTTGTTTCACCCAAATGTCACTGTGAGTGTTGACTGCAGGTTGTATTTCTTGTGGTTCTATCTCTTGTTTTATCCACACATCACCGTTAGCATTGACTGCAACACTCTGTTCTAGACAGACATCGCTGTGATTGTTGAATGCAGCTTGTGTTTTGGGTGTCCCAGCCTCTTGTCTCAGGGACATGTCACTGTGATGGTTGACTGCATGTTGTATTTCTAGTGGTTCTATTTCTTGTTTTACCCAGACATCAACGTTAACATTGACTGCAACACTCTGTTCTAGACAGATATCGCTGTGATTGTTAAATGCAGCTTGTGTTTCTAAAGTCTCagtctcttgtttcagccagagACCACACTGAATGTTGACTGCAGCTTGTCCTTCCATTGTCTGCACTGCATGCATTGTAGCTGTACTCTCTGTCGCCACAGCTTCCTTGACTGGCACTGGatagaaaacaaaaaacagacaagacccATCCATGAATACAATCCTGATTATGATCAACTTTAAGTATGACAGTGAACTATCAATTTTTCTTTTGCTTTGGTTTTAATAattaagtgccaaaaggtgctcacagaacagaagacggcttgttttttacaataaaaatgtttctaaaaacgtgtgtctgctgaaaattggtgtgtgtgtggatgaatgtgcgaagatatagtggacataatttcgtgtgtctgacttgaacggttttgaagttatctttgttaaaagtcaaaaataacgcgaAAATCGGTCATCTGAAAatggacatcgtgataccttgtgttttgaatatgccacagaaaaataacaagaagcacaaatgcctTGCAGTTAGTTTGATTGAAAGCCTTAAACATCGCTtaacagacgagaccaaacgtcaaatctaaatctcgacagaatttttttttttcgataaccgaattttaatgTGTCGCATGCAAGATGTGtggtcatcacggcatacattttttaaatcgcagatatttactaaagctctttttttttaaactctggaattgacgtcgacacgtcaagcgataacggtgtatcaaactgctgtcttttaagtaatccagcaaagacggCAGAACTTttaaacagcatttttgaaaacaaaCCTGAAAATGTCGTCATATCTTGAGTGCGACataatgttcggtaattaacggttattttatgttaaaaacaaaatttacatgtacaaggaTCTACTTCATCTAGGGAACCATGTGACACATTCTCATGGGTGCAACTGCTGGAAAATGAAAAAACTGAAAAGGCCGGGATCCAGGGGCCGCCGAGGCCCCTGGCTGGGTACAGGGGCAGCACCCCTGTTAGGGGGTCAGGGCAAAATGTACAACTTTAAGGGTATTTGAAGGCCTCTCCTTCAAGCTGACAGGGAGATTGCTACGTAGATTAAGACAAAAAAATGGCAATAAAATCATGTATCAGTATTGACACAAAATTGTTCATGAAGCACCACTCAAGACTTTTTACACAACACTGTACAGAGTTTCTTACAAATAATAGCCTTCTCCAGTAggggacaccccga
Encoded proteins:
- the LOC138976077 gene encoding zinc finger and SCAN domain-containing protein 2-like isoform X2 yields the protein MEEGDTALLSDVKIEIDVAEEMPQCWHRTEPHPQVPVKEAVATESTATMHAVQTMEGQAAVNIQCGLWLKQETETLETQAAFNNHSDICLEQSVAVNVNVDVWVKQEIEPLEIQHAVNHHSDMSLRQEAGTPKTQAAFNNHSDVCLEQSVAVNANGDVWIKQEIEPQEIQPAVNTHSDIWVKQGAGTPKTQAAFNNHSDVCLEQSVAVNANGDVWIKQEVEPPEIQPAVNTHSDTWVKHEAGTPKTQAAFNNHSDVCLEQSVAVNANGDVCVKQEVEPQEIQHAVNHHSDMSLRQEAGTPKTQAAFNNHSDVCLEQSVAVNANGDVWIKQEIEPPEIQPAVNTHSDIWVKQGAGTSKTQAVVKTVGVMWLGQECDARFTKSTSTREKKHVCTVCGHRFIKSGCLKKHILTHTGEKPHACALCSARFPRSSDLKRHMSTHTGVKKYACTECDVGFARSGHLMDHMLTHTGVKKYACTECDSSFTHSRGLKRHMLTHTGVKNYACTECDARFTLSGTLKQHLLTHSRVKKYACTECDARFARSGYLMDHMLTHTGVKKYACSECDGRFTSSRYLKRHMLTHAGVKKYACTECDARFTWSSSLKRHMLTHTGVKNYACTECDARFTQSGTLKRHMSTHTGVKKYACTV